ccggatgtgggtctctctctgtcagaatgcgattgtgtctctgccggctgattggaggcgcttacacagagatgggagggggtgcccttagggtgtgtctctccgcatgcaacgctaggtggcgccaaactcgtcaatgtgtgcgtggcaaagatgcatctggctgctgctcgtgtttcggaggggatacgggttagcttcaatcacctccgtcagggcagggttcggcatagacagagaggaagcacgatgctaattgaacaattggatgcgctaaaaaggggagaaaaaggggtaaaaagtGGGCTAAAAATTTTAGTGGGCTAAAATTCTGATCTCCAGGTATCAAAAGCGTTTAGTTGCAGTTGTTGCTACCAAAGGTGGAACAACCAGCTATTAAGTTTagcttacatacatacatacatatattacTAACATAGGTCTTGCATAATAGTTGGTTTTCATTAAATTAAACGATCATTTAAAAACCTCGGTGTTATGGGCTGGTTCATGTTTTTCTTGTCTCATATTGCATTTTGTATGAGGATCTGAAACCGTTAAGTGTGACAAATGTGCCGTAATAGAGGAAATCAGGCGCTACTGCGACCTACCTAGTTTAAAGGACAGGTACAGTGAACATATTCTGCTTTCTAAGTGCACACTTCTACTTACTTTCAATGAACAGATTTTTACTTTTAggttataataaataacttGTACAGTTCCATTAACATTTTGTCACTTACTACAGGTCAATAATGCTTCCATATTTCAGGTAACTACATAACCACTATCGGTGTGGACTTTAAAATCCGGACAGTGGATATAAACGGAGAGAAGGTAAAGCTGcagatttgggacacagcaggACAGGAACGGTTCCGTACCATTACGTCAACGTAAGTACCTTAGTTTGCCTTGCTGTACACAAAACTAGACCTTAGTTCACAGCacaggggcggcatggtggctcagtgtgtaccactgtcgcctcacagcaagaaggttctgggttcgatccccaggtggggcggttctgtgtggagttggcatgttcccCGTGTCTTCACGGGTTTCCTCCTAAAttgccatgactgtgtttgacatttaacttgtggactgatgaatcttgtgtaatgagtagctaccgtttctgtcatgaatgtaaccaaagtgtaaaacatgacgttaaaatccttataaataaataaatacaatgaacCCTGTATATGTAATATGGccaaagaatgtggacacccttcctgaGTTTAGTTGGTTTACCCACACCCAAAGCTAAcaagtgtttaaaataaattatatagaaTAAAATGCTCACAGCTTTGTGACAACAgtccatttcctgttccagcattaatGTCTTACTTTGTAAAAACTtcaataatacattttacttcAGGAACATATTGACCCCTAAATTTTGCAGTAAAAGTTTAAATCCTGAGTGTGAGATGTACAGTAACAGGTAAATTACTCCGTGCTATGTTTAGCTTTGTCAGGTTTACGTGATCACCACCCTGTTTGGCAAGATGAGCAGTCTTACTTCCTTTTTCAGAAGTCTGAACTACCTTCTTTTTAGTCGACTCTAGTAACCCAGTTTCATTACACAAAAGTTCAGAGATTAGAATTCACTTTTTAGTTttggtttttatttcatttgtcatTTCTAACAATCCTGAGTGTGAATCATCGGCTGTTGGTTGCTTTAGATATTAAAGACCAAATTCTATTTGCTTAtcattaaatatgtaaaataatgttttaattaaatttgaCTTTAAACTTGATCTCTTCTTATGGTTCCCCTCCCCCAAAAAGCCACAaggctttgttttattttcagttgaAATATCCACTTCACATTTGCAATATCTTTGACATTATACTTATTAACAAAAAAGGTCTCCTaggtttaaaaacaaacaaaccaaaaaaccaAACTGATAGGACTGATTGATTGGACACATCAAATGAAtagggggcagttgtagcctagctgttaaggtactggactagtaatttaaAGGTCGcaactctgccaggttgccactgttgggcccttgaccctcaattgcttaggctgTATAGtgtcacagaactgtaagtagctttggataataaaaaaaaaactctctttaaataagtttatataaaatatgGACACAAACTCTGTAGCtttattctacagtatattgAAATCAAGCATCAGCTATTGAAAGTGAATATTAATGACTATTTCAACCATCAGCATTGATCGAACAATAACCTTTTTTGTTAGTTCATTGGTGTAACAGATTAACCAGTTAATCATTTAGATTCTTAGTGGGTTTTATCAGGTAACTCTATGGTTACTTGTTTTAAAAGGTGATTGGATTATAACGATTTTCAcagccatgaattaggtaggaaCTTAACTATGAATAATACgttattaattatttcatttaaattaacttttctgcactgaatgcattttttgttgtattatgGCTTCACTGTTTATCAGTCACACTAAAACCTGTTTGTTGTGAGAAAGTCAAGTATCAGACTATCAGTCTTGGATGAGGTAAACAGACCAGATATTGTTGATAAGCTCTGCTGGTATGCAGTAGCACAGCAGTATGCTCTGTCATTACATTAGACTAAGTGAATTCTTTATTCTGCAGCTTTGTCCAAACAGCAGCAGGCAAGATATAGCAGTCATAGACAATGTCGCTGACATTGCCCAGAATAATGGCTAGTGTTTGTGCTAAGCATGTGTAAGGTCAAATTCCTAATTATGTGTTAAACAAGGTTTTCTTGCTGTAAACAAGCTCGGCAGTAAACTTGAAATAGAGCTCTTCAGTTGTAAAGGCTTTTATGGCTCATCTCAGGTGACCACTTCCTGTCAGTAGAAACAGTTAAGAGGAAATGATGCAGACACAGGTCACCATGGCTGCCCCATCCCCCTTCTAACTGCATAAATGTTTTCTCTCGGTGTAAATTTAAGCTGTATGCCTAGGGTTAAGTTAAGGCTTTTACAGTTGGAAAACCCAGGAGCACATTGAAAATCTTCAAACatacattatattttaattattttggtcAGTTTCTGTGTTGCCATCAAACGTTTATTGAAAAACGTTATTACACTAACTgccctaaaataataataacattgtcTCCAATTTACAGTTGAAGTCATACATTTACTTGCACTTGtaaaatacactgtacagtataatgaacatctgaccatgagcttgttggacaattcacctcacttgaatgtctttgggctgtgggaggaaaccggagctcctggaggatacccatgcagacacggggagaacatgcaaactccacacagaaagaacctggaccacttcacctgcgaatcgaacccaggaccttctttctgtaagCCACTGAGCCAGTGTTCCCACCCTGTATTGCTGTGTTTTTCCAGTTTAATCCAACATGTCTGTGAGTAATAGATTTGAAGCACAGTGTCTGATATAACTGCCCACACTGTTTTAACATGCACCTAGAACATGTCATGCATGAGTTTAAACTTGTGTAAACACTTGTGTAAGCAATGTTGGGACCTTGACTTTATCCTCATCTACTGTGTTTGTGTCATCGGGCaacaaaacatacatacatggtGTAAAAATGTTGGTGGATTGGATTAGAAAATTAATTTGTACCATTCTTCACAATCGGTATAAACCTAATTGTTTATTGTTCTGATGTTTGGAGACTAATGacgttttaattttttttgcaggTACTACAGAGGTACACATGGTGTGATAGTAGTGTATGACGTCACAAGTGCAGAGTCATTTGTAAATGTCAAGAGATGGCTTCATGAAATTAATCAAAACTGTGACGATGTTTGTCGAATATTAGGTAAGTGCTACTGTTGATCGATTTTTGCTTTGACAAACTGAGTTTTTTATAACATGGTACTTGAATAaagttgcaggatgacctgaaaacagcaggaacaacagttataCAGTAAACAATGAACAATGCATTGGACATCAATTATCTTCATTCTTACACCAGTTCCACTTTTGCTGAAAATGAAAGCAATAGCTTGGCCTGTCAGTTGTATGATCCCAGAAACACCATAACCATTGTGAAGTATGGTTAAGtaaggtgggagcatcatgatatggggctgcttCTCTGCAGACGGTACTGGGGCAATACACATCGTCCAAAAAACATGAAAGTAGAAATTCATAGGTGCTACTTAAGAGACAAATTTATTCTCATTAGAATAGTGTAGAATGAGTCTTGGAGGAGGTATATTAGCTGTCATGTGACTCAGCTATTATGTGGACATtgataacaaaaaaacaaacccatGCCTGTTGTGACACTGTTTTTACACATAGATATAAATGCAGCGTAAATAAAATGATATCACAGCAAAGTTTATTGCCCTTTGGTGCTAATTTCCTTCTACTTTTTATATCATAGTGGGTAATAAAAATGACGACCCTGACTCGAAAGTGGTGGAGACCAACGACGCACAGAAGTTTGCAGAGCAGATGGGAATTCAGCTTTTCGAAACAAGTGCCAAGGAGAACATCAACATAGAGGATGTAAGTAAGCCATGAGCCTACAGGGCTTGAAATGATTGGGACGGGTGGGGGTGGGGAAACATGATTTTTCATccagccttccctccctcacACATTGCCATCACTTTGATAATAAGTTAGCGAGTAATATTAAATCACAAAGCTTAAGAAGGTGTTTTACTTGCTAGTAACTCATGCTTACATTGCCTGTGTATTTAGGGTGTAGCTTTTGGGGAAGAATAAAGGGGTCCCATGAGGCTTTGGAAGATTTGGCTATGAGCATTGTTTTAAACACACATTGACTACGCCCACAAGCTTCCTAAAACCTGCCCCTGTTAAACACAGGAGAAATTTACTCAAAGACACAAGCAGCTCCAACGTCTCCAACTTTAGAAATAGGCTTCCTGTTTGATTTAATTCTCCTAGAGATGTTTTAAGCACCGCTGTATTTCTGGCATATTATGTACAATACCTTGATCCCTCCTATACAGATTGTAGAGCCTCATACGCCAGGGGGTAGAAAATAACTTTTGAAATTGTGACACACCCAACACCTTTAAACCAAAATACTTTACAAGTTTCTTTAGACTTTTAATCTCATTAAAGATAAAGCCTGGAACCAGAAGGCTACTGTTAAACTGAAGGAGTGTCATATATTAAGCCAGTTGATTCGAGAGGTCACATTATGTCTCACAATTAATTAAGCTTGTTATGGTGTCATTGTAATTCGATTGCCACTTGTGAGCAACGGAGCCACTTGTGTCATTTTTATCAGTTTGGATTCCGTTGGTGGCATTtaccagacacttttatccaatgcaacattttcattttcagcatttagcagacgcctttatccaaagcgacttacaggagtgtgacagtatacaatctgagcaattgagggttaagggccttgctcaagggcccaacagcagcaacctggcagtggtggggcttgaaccagcgaccttttgattactagtccagtaccctaaccactaggctacggcttgccccttATATAAACATTCACAGGATAACAACACAAAGGAAACTGAAAACCAGCTGGAAACAAGTAAAATATTCAAATGAATAAGTATGGTGTGTCAGCAGTGCTAACATCCTAATGCAGTGACTGTCAGTttacttacagttatgactgaatgcTATTAAGGGTTGAAGGCCTTGTTCAGgattaaactggcaaccttctgattactggtccagtacctgaacCTCTGAGCTACGACTGCCTACTGCAAAAGCaagggacagttgtggcctagtggttaaggtactggactagtaatccaaaggttgctggtttaagccccgccactgttgggcccttgagcaaggcccttaaccctcaattgcttagacgacatactgtcactgtactgtaagttgctttggataaaagcgtctgttaaatgctgaaaatgtaaatgtactgcttTAGATAAATCCATTCAATAACACTGCCTGCTTACATACCATCAAAATAGTAACTCTTGTAATAACTCTATGTATGAAAAGTCTTTGTTTCATCGGTGACAGAATATGAGGAGTATatgtttttaatacattgtGTTTACCATCAGAAtcaaaataaaaccaaataGATTTTAATAGAATCAAAACCCTAAGGGTTTAAttagtaaaatatttttaatagtttCTAATGAGCACTGTCTTCCCTGGTCAGCATGTGAAAAAAGCGTAATGACTGAGTGCACAGAGCCGAGTGCACTTAAACTTTTATATCCTCCCCAAGACGCTTAAAAAAGGGATGTTTATCTACAACCTGTACTCATTGTTGTTCCTGATTAAGCTCTGAAATATCAACATGCTCATCATGAGAAGGAACAAGTACTGGTGGTAGAGACTGGTGACAGATTACTGGTGGTATTACTACattgcatgtaaataaatccttgcAAAACcagaaaataataattagaaaacTGGTTATGTGAATTGTTGAAGGATTTTGTtactgtgtgtaaaacatactcttcataaatacagtgtatcacagaagtgagtacacccctcacatttctgcagatatttaagtatatcttttcatgggacaacactgacaaaatgacactttgacacaatgaaaagtagtctgtgtgcagcttatataacagtgtaaatttattcttccctcaaaataactcaatatacagccattaatgtctaaaccactggtaacaaaagtgagtacaccccttattgaaagttcctgaagtgtcaatattttgtgtggccaccattatttcccagaactgccttaactctcctgggcatggagtttaccagagcttcacaggttgccactggaatgcttttccactcctccatgacgacatcacggagctggcggatattcgagactttgcgctcctccaccttccgcttgaggatgccccaaagatgttctattgggtttaggtctggagacatgcttggccagtccatcacctttaccctcagcctcttcaataaagcagtggtcgtcttagaggtgtgtttggggtcattatcatgctggaacactgccctgcgacccagtttccggagggaggggatcatgctctgcttcagtatttcacagtacatattggagttcatgtgtccctcaatgaaatgtaactccccaacacctgctgcactcatgcagccccagaccatggcattcccaccaccatgcttgactgtaggcatgacacacttatctttgtactcctcacctgattgccgccacacatgcttgagaccatctgaaccaaacaaattaatcttggtctcatcagaccataggacatggttccagtaatccatgtcctttgttgacatgtcttcagcaaactgtttgcgggctttcttgtgtagagacttcagaagaggcttccttctggggtgacagccatgcagaccaatttgatgtagtgtgcggcgtatggtctgagcactgacaggctgaccccccaccttttcaatctctgcagcaatgctgacagcactcctgcgcctatctttcaaagacagcagttggatgtgacgctgagcacgtgcactcagcttctttggacaaccaacgcgaggtctgttctgagtggatcctgctcttttaaaacgctggatgatcttggccactgtgctgcagctcagtttcagggtgttggcaatcttcttgtagtcttggccatcttcatgtagcgcaacaattcgtcttttaagatcctcagagagttatttgcaatgaggtaccatgttggaactttcagtgaccagtatgagagagtgtgagagctgtactactaaattgaacacacctgctccctatgcacacctgagacctagtaacactaacaaatcacatgacattttggagggaaaatgacaagcagtgctcaatttggacatttaggggtgtagtctcttaggggtgtactcacttttgttgccggtggtttagacattaatggctgtatattgagttattttgagggaagaataaatttacactgttatataagctgcacacagactacttttcattgtgtcaaagtgtcattttgtcagtgttgtcccatgaaaagatatacttaaatatctgcagaaatgtgaggggtgtactcacttttgtgatacactgtatgtaattaCAGACGCTTTCGCTTTCAGCTATATGCCATGTGTCACTGCATATTAAAAATAGCTGGTTTAGTAGTCTGTATTCATGACCTTTTGCCAGCtctacattgactttgacaagGAAATGGGACCCCCCACAGTAAAGATGAaatcttattttaatttatacaacCTGCTTCTGTCAATTATAACACCTTGTTACCTTGACAACGTAAAACTGTGGTATTTTATAACGATGTCACAGTGTAACACTCTTTTTCACACTCCTGAGTCACAGGAGAAGATGACTTTCATTGTGAAATTTAAAACAACAGCCAGTTGCTAAAATAGAAAA
The DNA window shown above is from Trichomycterus rosablanca isolate fTriRos1 chromosome 26, fTriRos1.hap1, whole genome shotgun sequence and carries:
- the rab35a gene encoding ras-related protein Rab-35, translating into MARDYDYLFKLLIIGDSGVGKSSLLLRFADNTFSGNYITTIGVDFKIRTVDINGEKVKLQIWDTAGQERFRTITSTYYRGTHGVIVVYDVTSAESFVNVKRWLHEINQNCDDVCRILVGNKNDDPDSKVVETNDAQKFAEQMGIQLFETSAKENINIEDMFNCITELVLRAKKESVARQQQQQQSEVVNLNRSSRRKKKCC